TGATTCATTTTAGCCCTTGGTGCAACCTCATCTACATTAGTCATATTAACCAAACTTGACTTTAGTGCAATGAAAGGGGACATACTTACAAAAAGTGCAACTAggtttaaaagataaaaaaccGAGTTCAACCTGGAACCTAGAATCAAACCCCGGGTCTAACCCGATCCGATATATCCTGATTTCCGGGCCGGAACCCAGATAAATTGTCTTACTCTATATAGCAtattaatactttaaatgaatcAGTACCCCATACCCTGCTCGACACTCTCACGTTTAAACTCAAATCAAATTCcactcgtaaaaaaaaaaaaaaaccctcccATGAAATTAAATTTTCGCTTGATTATTAAATGACAAATATCCAattaaattcaactcaactcagttaaAAGTTATTAAGGTTTGCTTGTTTATGTTTGACTCAACTCATTAGCTCGATTCGATTAAAACTCTTTCATGCATCGattaaaaattgttatttatcaaaaaaatttacttgCAAATCTACTTATTGATACACTCAAATTATCACTGATATGGAAGGCTTAGCTTTCTTTCCAAGCTGGCCGGTGCATGATGTACACTCATCTATTCGTGGTTACAGTGCATGTTGATGGCTGTAGGGACAGCCGATCATGTACATGATAAGTGTATTCTATACGGTGCATGTTATCATTTCACACTCTCACCCACCCAACAAAACCCAGCCACCCACTTCATATATATCAGCTTAAGATCACCCAATTAAAGGCATCGAtggttttcaagaaaaaaagaaatacaaaagatTTGAAACTCCTCAATTATTTTGCATCCAACTTGTGCAATGGCAGAAAATTCAACCCTTGGTTTATTGTAATGCGGTGGCCTGCATGCATGATCACAATACATAGTTGCAGTCTGATCTCCAATTGTATGTGGATGGGACCCACAATATCCCCACccctttttttaatgtaatgtCACGTCCTCGACCCCAAAAactatatgttatgtcatgaaAAACCTTAATTATGGTAAGGTGGAAAAATAAATGGTAGCTAGCTTGGAGTTACTTTCACTTTAACTATTTAAGATTTCTTATTGGAATGTATTTGTTAAGACTTATTTTGTCTCATTGATTCATACAACAAAAGGAAAGATTAGAATCGTCATTGAATCGTTAGTACAATTACTTTTTCTAAGATATAAGTTTGAGTTTATCATCGAATCGTCATGTTTGTAATTAATAGTATTTTCTTCATATAGTTTGTCTTCGAATATCTTAACACTATATCTTAAGATAGACAAAAGGAAACAACAATAAAAGCAAAAAGATagatatgaaaataatgaattacagtttagatttattttgataGACTTCGAAATCAGTCATAAAAGTCAGATCTGAAAGATTTGATCTGATGATCCGTCATTATCTTCCCAACGATCGGTTTAAGAAGCATCTTGTGCTGCTCGTGCCTCATAAAAGGTGTCGTAGAATTGTAGATCCGTCTTTTCAactttgaaagaaataaaataaattaagaaaagaagagaaatgagggaaggagagggagaagagggagaagaggaGGGAATGAGGAATGGAGataggaggaaaagaaagggagaaatgAACAAAAAGAAGGGAAGGAAAGGGGGAAGGAGAAAGGAAGATCCTCCTCCTCCCGTGGACGAGGGAGTTTATGCAAAAGTAAATCCGACATTAATTCAAGTCCCTTCAAGCATGCATGTATGATGTATGTTTATATGCTTGTTTGTGTATGGCCGACCTATATCAAGATTGATATCAACAAGGATTTTTGTAAGATAtgttgcattaaaataaattaattaatcatgtttTTTAACCTATTATCCTTTTTAGGATTCATCACcctaaaaaagtgattattttcttaataaatatatgacaaaaataaaaaataaagttataaactataatgtataaaagaatatttttaagtaaagattaaaaacttaaattaaaaaaataaataaagcaaagagaagaggaaaaataataataattttttaaaagaaataaagaaaaaagaaaatggagatagaaatttttatgcaaaataatCAATACACACTCATGGATGGTGCTTTGGGTGGAGCTTTACGCAATCCCATTATACCAACCATAAAAAAGATTTCTGTTCCTCGGCCCACCCTCCCCTACCTCTTCCTCTCcgcctctcctttctctctttaTGTGATCCTCTCTTCCACATTCTATGGCTTTTTCTGCCTTTgcatctcatttttctctttaagcTCTTCCCCCTGTATTCGGCTCAGAATCGCTGAATTCATTTCCTTCCCTTTGGACACGCTCCCCAAAGTTTTTTGCCCGCAACGGTCGCAGGAAGAAAGCAAAAGAATAGAGCTGAGTGTGCAATTTACCTTCTCAACCAATTCATGCATCTCGTATGACATGCGGATCCACTTCGTTTCCTATAAGTGAAAGCAGAGTgattatattttggaatttcTCTCAGTTTGGTTCCTCGGAATTCGGGAAGGGAAATTCCATGGGAAACATCGGTAGTAGCGGCGTGAACGGCCGTCGCAGACCCGGGAGTAGGCGGACCCACCCGCCCCCTCCTCCTCAGGCCCCACCGCAGCCGGAGATCTCCGCCAACCGGTATGTGTTCGCCGCCGCTACGCCATACCCCTCCCAGTACCCGAACCCTTCAAATCCTCCCCACCCGTACTACCAGTACCCTGGCTACTATGCCCCTCCACCGCCGGCTATGCTACCGGCCCCCTACGACCACCACCACCGCGGTGCCGGTGGTCCTCATTCTCATCCCCATCCCCCCGTGGACCCTGCCCAGGCGCATGCCAATTGGGTCGGCGGGAGGTACCCCTGTGGGCCCGTCATACCTCTTCCCGCCCCCTATATCGAGCACCAGAAGGCAGTTACTATACGGAACGATGTTAATCTCAAGAAAGAGACTTTGAGGATTGAACCGGACGAGGAAAACCCTGGGCAGTTCCTCGTATCCTTCACGTTCGATGCCACGGTTGCCGGCAggtatttaagttttttttttttttttttcctttcttttctgcTTTTGGAGAAATTGAAATATTGCTGCTTGCGTATATAGTGTCTGAGATTTATGGAAAGCTAGAGGTTGGATTCGTCTGtatgatattttgaaatatttttcaacttaattttttctttgtttaaagGGTTGCTTTAGGATCGCtgctatttttaatttattaccaAGTCAGTCTATTTGGGTAGATAATGCTTTGAGGTTGGGAGTTTGTTTTTGGAGTAATGACGATGATAGTTTATATTGACTAGCTATGCATGAGATATCTATATTATATTCTGTTGTCTGATTCTTAACTATAAAATACATAGGTTGCTTTCAATTTGTGTCTTGTTTGATGTTGTGAAGATCTTCATTTCATGCTTCACTGACTTAAATTAAGTGTTCTGTTGATGGGGAGAGATGGTATGGGCCATTGTTATTGCTTTCTGTGCAGAGATTTGTGGGTTTCTGAGTGTTTTTAAGAACTTTGTGATTTACCACTACTAGGCAAGTCTAGAGATTTTTAGAACACTTTTGCTCAGTCTCCATTTGCTGCCATACACTATAAGTTCTTATAAGAGATTCATGGGCTGTGTTTGTTTTGAGGATCAAATGGTATCTATGGTACCTTTTCCCCTTTTCTGCAGATTTGTACTGAAATTGAATTTAATCTCAATTAAATTAGGCACAGTGAAATATACAAGTGAAAAGGAAGCTCTACGCTCTACGTTGCCTAGGTTTTGCTTAGTTTAGACCAGTCCTCAAAACATTGTCACTTTTACTTTTCCGTTGTaatatattttctaagatttaaggttcaatttttttttttattaatgctgTTTTGTACCAGCTGAAGTTATTTTTCAGAGGTATGCTATTGATAAGAGAGCTTTTATCCAGTTTCCTTTAGCTTTAAACtcattatatgtttttttgaaGATATCTGAATTAAGAATCTGGTTTTCAaaaccttatttctttgggctccaGCTATAGATTTTTAATGGAGTTAGTTtttatgatttccttgtatcgaTCTCTAATTCCTAACTAGGTGTCTTCTCTTGTATAAATCCTTTGTACTTAGGCTACTCTCTTTCtaagttttaatatatattttttttacttaaaaaaaaaaaggaatctcGTTGCTCAAGAGGAAGATAGGTTTTTGTGTGAAGAGGAGAGAAATTCTGCAAGTAGCATTGAGAGAAGAGTGGATGGGCtgaatgttgttttaaaaaggagGAAAAGGTTACAGATGTCTGAATCGGAAACACGTTAGTTCCAATGTCCATGTTTCACCTCGTGTAGAAGAccattgttttttattttagttcaaTCCCTGAATGGCCatcaatatatgtatattatatatatacatatagatatagatattcTTGGATCTAGAATGAAAATTTCCAtttccttaaaaaatacttaaaacagaTTCCAATTTTGAAGTTTCACCAAGACCAATTGGAGAATTGCACCACTGGAATCTTGCAAGCATCCTGTAGAAGCCTCTACTATTCTGCTATTCTGCACTATGAAGATGTGTATAGAAACTAATTTTACATGGATGAATGTTTCAATCTTACGGTAGTCATACCTTACTGTTATTATTTTCATAGATTCGATGCCAGagtttcaactcatcttaaattcaagatCCAATCCACCCGtaggtagcccaagtggtaagggcgaacttgtCTGCATGataagtgggaggccatggcggtGGGTTGCTGTGCTACTCTCCCTGGGGATTTAGGTTctatgggtgagtcctaagggctctgccgTGGGATGTTTCccccatcataaaaaaataaaaataaaaaataaaataaaaaaaaggttcaagATCCATATCAGTCCGTTCAAATGGGTTTGGAGAATTACTGCTTATTCCCCTCCCAGTGCCCTCGAAATGGTTGAGGGAAACCACTATAAGGGGGATCCCCACCTTGAAGTGGGAGTTGCCCCTTCTCTGTGTTGCACAGGGTGAATACCCTTCTGTGTAGGATGGATCCGTACTTGCATTGATAGGGTGGTGATGCGGAATATATggatacaagaaaaaaaactgaGTTTTAGTTTGTTTAGGTTATTCATAATtgctttttatcttttatttgaagttCTATTGGTTTGAACAGTTAAGAGTCCAATTCAGTGGTTAAGTCAAAGTTAAGTTAGGAttaggagttttatttggactttcatttaagttatttaaaataaagtcctGATTGTATCAAAACCTCCATTAGTGTATTTAAGAGTCTTTGACACTCCAATGGAAATGGAATAGTTGTAATGGaaagaattttaagaaaaatgatccTTCCTCTATCATCCCCTTCTCGAGCTTCTTTCTTCACTGCCCCTTTTCTTgtgcttctttctttttctcctttggcTTCTACCCTCTTCTTTTTTGCTTCTTCGTTTCCTTTTCCTTGCTTCTGCTTAGCTTTTTCTCTGCTTTATCTTCTAGTCTCTCATCCGTTTAAGCATTCCACTTAATTCTTTGTTGTCCTAATTCAAATTGGTATCCGCGCACCATGCGATTGTTTTCTATCTGCAATCATGAGTTCCCATCTCTTCATCATACCTTACTCAACAACAccaattgaaacaaaaaggaaaaagaaaaaagaaaaatactatcatcatcattttaacCATCATCTCTTGTCTATTTTCTGCTTTCTAGAGTGTAGTAggtatttcttttgtatacgtcctgtgtacttgggctttgcctattcttggtaataaaatttcgtattaattattaaaaaaaaaaaaaaaaaaaccatcatcTCTTGATGGGTATTAAATGATTGGCAGGTTGAAAGGTTGATGAAtagcattactaaaaaaaatgcCCAAATAGTCACCCACCCAAATTCACCCCTGCTGGAGTGATTAGATTCCATGTGGTGAGGAAAATTGAAAGAGACTACAATAAAGCTTAAATAAGAAGAGAGCTGATTGAGATTTTTTGGCACTCGTTGCagtttgaaaaaaagttaaactgtGTCCCTTGGCCCATGGTATTGGTGAAAAGATGAGGCTGCAGTGAGAGTGATggagaaattttgaaatcaaGCCCATCATTGATTATACTTTTTTCCATAAACTCGATTGCAAAACATGTCGACAACAGAGATGCGATGAAGGTTTGGATAATATGGCAACGAGGAGTTCGTTTCTGTATTATTCAGTGATACTCTTTTTAATTAGTTATAAGTGATTGACATGGCTTATTTGGACCTAAAAATCTCTAAGGCAATACAAAATGCTCATGTGAAGATCCATGGCTGTATTTGGCAAGTAGAAAACAAGATTCAAGATATAGTCACAGTGTATGCATGGTGCCATTATCTTCTatcatttttgtggtttatgtTGCTGCTTATCAAAACTAAAAAGACGAatgttatttaaattatatttgacaaTCTTAATATTGAgattaaaatcatttccttatTTATTGCCTATTTAGGATTGCGGTAGAAAATATGGCTTTTAATTGTAGAGCTTTACTAAAAAGCTCTACTattgaaaagtttttttattgtttggtatACATACATGTGCCTAAAGAGCTTTTAAGTTACTTGCAGTggatacttataaaaaaaaaaaaagttacttgCAGTGGTTTTAACAAGTGTATCGTTTGTCTGCAGGCGCTTTCTAACAAAATCTTCAATTTGgtgctttttaaaaaagtggattttcagttttttttttaggtgcTTAAAGCACTTACCAAATAtaccatttttctttaatagaGCTTTTAGACTCTTTAAAGCACTTTTTAAGCTTCCAAACTTGAATCAAACAGTCACTTAGTCTAGAAGTACAGTACTAAGCTATCATATGTATCATTgttattcttatttttcaatgtGATATTACCAATTAGCATATTTGATGGTGGTgctcttttcaaatttcaactgtATCCAATCTGCAGTTTCGTATGCTTGCAGGCAGCACTTttgttgtttatatattttcttctttggtgtgaaacattttgttttattgtataatcggatttttaatttttgttttcttcaaatttatcaaGATCTTCAAATGTTGTCTATGTTTGTTCTAGCGTTCCACCTTTCTGATCttatgttgttgttgttatatcatattattctcacttattattattattattattattatttctgtctCAATTGACATTTTGTTTGCTATGCTCAACAGCATTACGGTTATTTTCTTTGCGAAAGAAGGTGAAGTCTGTAACCTGACACCAACGAAGGAAAACCTACTTGCACCTGTGACAGTACATTTCCAACAAGGTCTGGGTCAGAAGTTCAGGCAGCCCTCTGGAACTGGGATTGACTTCTCGATGTTTGAAGAGACAGAGTTATTGAAAGTGGGTGACATGGAGATCTATCCTTTAGCAGTTAAAGCAGAGGCAACTCCCGTTAACGATGATGGAACTGGTACAGATGGAAACCCAATACCTCCAACCACCAACTCACAGATAACTCAGGCAGTCCTTGAGAAGGAGAAAGGTGAATACCAGGTAAGGGTAGTAAAGCAGATCTTGTGGGTCAATGGAATGAGGTATGAGCTGCAGGAGATATATGGGATTGGGAATTCTGTGGAGAGTGACTTGGATGGGAATGACCCAGGAAAAGAATGTGTCATCTGCCTGTC
This genomic interval from Juglans regia cultivar Chandler chromosome 3, Walnut 2.0, whole genome shotgun sequence contains the following:
- the LOC108989075 gene encoding probable E3 ubiquitin-protein ligase LOG2 codes for the protein MTCGSTSFPISESRVIIFWNFSQFGSSEFGKGNSMGNIGSSGVNGRRRPGSRRTHPPPPPQAPPQPEISANRYVFAAATPYPSQYPNPSNPPHPYYQYPGYYAPPPPAMLPAPYDHHHRGAGGPHSHPHPPVDPAQAHANWVGGRYPCGPVIPLPAPYIEHQKAVTIRNDVNLKKETLRIEPDEENPGQFLVSFTFDATVAGSITVIFFAKEGEVCNLTPTKENLLAPVTVHFQQGLGQKFRQPSGTGIDFSMFEETELLKVGDMEIYPLAVKAEATPVNDDGTGTDGNPIPPTTNSQITQAVLEKEKGEYQVRVVKQILWVNGMRYELQEIYGIGNSVESDLDGNDPGKECVICLSEPRDTTVLPCRHMCMCSECAKVLRFQTNRCPICRQPVERLLEIKVNNGSEE